The Pelmatolapia mariae isolate MD_Pm_ZW linkage group LG10_11, Pm_UMD_F_2, whole genome shotgun sequence genome includes a region encoding these proteins:
- the LOC134635737 gene encoding pecanex-like protein 3 — MGSQALQILRQGVWASLTGGWYVDPHQSTFSNCFHLYLWIFLLAFPFLLYMALPPSLLVAGVYSAVVAVFFTAIKVVNYRLHAMFDLGEIVEKKQASLTAEAPRTEEGEEGSGAHEGNQHRDSHVGVEMTVFRKVNSTPPVRCSSQHSLFGLNQVSEFLPQLEDSGGTKDIKELMREQGSNNVIVTSAQREILRQSSQDPIRAPNGVSSCIAAALEGEFQGLVGVSGVSAGFGEPGALSIPPSPSSQEDGGEKEHLQEVEMLTEQLSHQSPKGNDLGAYSPLGPSAESESLGDTPLSPLIKSSLSEELSENLLGLGLDPVAFAPGTEHPGSRSGVALAAGSTDSCFSAGGATTDRETLSTVSSYRSEKTDSTQLESPSFSQSRPVDGQVSASAPAIGSDIHKPTEDSAVQDGSDTDNLSDSVLLRSPSKEFSLSQGLDRTLVEGEDLPSVPSDIAQPPPLQNSSPSSSGHSEVCELDRSVPVPPLPPPRQTNSVPSGLALGLVCSEPALPISSTPFLLSEQPALQSQQVVRPKDLKLLRASGGSMGHRPGRRKAPRRRAGAGSSSFDCGSYRRHHNHRQHRDYIPVRNRLGTKAYSESLFEDSSDEDDGSDMSAGSSLGSQRRYSSDDDDDDDDDSSSSTSCYSPDLANTGITSTLPPAAQLPTPREGDLPETAGPSHPRAAQRSSSTASAKTHARVLSMDGAGGSQSNAVALPSTLLAMPSTSTPAPRTLTISKSDLEARTIHSDGFAGAHHHRLDSLGGSWTGNQMGWRTGELVEEGAVGGAMATEEGGKHESVSSVKRTQAIRRRHNAGSNPTPPPSTMGSPPSLQDLQRARTSSHSRTRTLPSALQFASSLLLPRSGIHEASTFDDTSEGAVHYFYDESGVKRSYTFGPAGGGYEDPVQERERQSQSSSFTSTEVPEGAPVLSMLQPRQGALQGMQVRRVPLEMPEFDLDHESLQESQENTLMIEEKAKPKQYYRFWVLPGKWLRVRYDRLALLALLDRNRRVGENVFAVVLASLVAFLGFLLLLQGFFRDIWVFQFCLVIASCQYSLLKSVQPDAASPMHGHNWIIVYSRPVYFCLCCVMIWIFDLSGRSGSLQPFSLYGIIIFSAQFLLCVRDVLIVFALCFPVIFLFGLLPQVNTFVMCLLEQIDMHIFGGTATTSPLSSLYSLIRSVLVAALLYGFCLGAINAPWGDAHVPVLFSAFCGLLLALSYHLSRQSSDPTILWSLVRSKLFPELENRNPEEPPVEIKDPLPDKLRNSVKEILHSDLVICPLMAVITFAISASTVFIALQPALSVVLYILAGVVGFITHYLLPQLRKQLPWFCLAHPLLRSKEYSQFEVRDAAQLMWFEKLYAWLQCVEKYFIYPAVVLNSLTTEARTVGQNHKELDIYSRAFFISVAGMKLLRSSFCTPSQQYVTLCFTTLFFHYDYPHFSETFLIDYYFMSILFSKMWDLLYKLRFVLTYIAPWQITWGSAFHAFAQPFAVPHSAVLFVQAVFSAIFSTPLNPVLGSAVFVTSYTRPVKFWERDYNTKRVDHSNTRLATQLDRNPGADDNNLNSIFYEHLTRSLQHSLCGDLLLGRWGNYSTGDCFILASDYLNALVHIIEIGNGLVTFQLRGLEFRGTYCQQREVEAITEGVEEDEGCCCCEPGHLPHMLSFNAAFGQRWLAWEVAATKYVLEGYSISDNNAASMLQVFDLRKILITYYVKSIIYYVSRSSKLEEWLTNETIQEALRPCLGSNYVDSDPTFNLNIDEDYDHRASGITPSSFCMVYLDWIQYCNSRRQTPVTCERDSPLVNLCFGLCILGRRALGTASHSMSASLEPFLYGLHALFKGDFRITSPRDEWVFADMDLLNRVVAPGVRMSLKLHQDHFTSPDEYEDPMVLFDAITANEEKMLISHEGDPVWRSAILANMPSLLALRHIMDDGSDEYKIIMLNKRFLSFRVIKVNRECVRGLWAGQQQELVFLRNRNPERGSIQNAKQALRNMINSSCDQPIGYPIYVSPLTTSYAGEHSQLRSVWGGPVSPHNIYTWLISSWDRLQKGCGAGCNSGGNIEDSDCGGGSTSISTNPAVHTTQSTPASSLPQPHITTVQPSMGTDNPVGPTQSWHHHPQPLPLALLSQSEGRMEAGLLSSLQRTSSIQGLLGQQLSSSQLSFSSSVAPPPLPGPERFCPASLLENSGHRAGQRAGLGPGSGLHYESHFSKWSFSGRKGFNGPAAMEGEGAPLQTIRTQPAPPASLQEAGLTQDPLGATQTTDPSPDPPTPREESTELPLLDHLR; from the exons ATGGGTTCCCAAGCTCTTCAGATACTGCGGCAGGGCGTGTGGGCTTCGCTCACTGGAGGGTGGTATGTGGATCCCCACCAGAGCACATTCTCCAACTGCTTCCACCTCTACCTTTGGATATTTCTCCTGGCTTTCCCCTTTCTTCTGTACATG GCTCTTCCTCCAAGCTTGTTGGTGGCAGGTGTGTACTCTGCTGTGGTTGCTGTATTTTTTACTGCCATTAAAGTGGTAAACTACCGACTTCATGCAATGTTCGACCTTGGGGAGATTGTAGAGAAAAAGCAGGCCTCACTAACAGCTGAAGCGCCAAGgacagaagaaggagaagagggGTCAGGTGCTCATGAGGGGAATCAGCACAG GGATAGTCATGTTGGTGTAGAGATGACTGTGTTTCGGAAAGTCAACTCAACACCCCCAGTGCGTTGCAGCTCCCAGCACTCTCTGTTTGGATTAAACCAAGTGTCG GAATTCTTGCCTCAGTTGGAGGATTCAGGGGGTACTAAGG ATATCAAAGAGTTAATGCGGGAACAAGGAAGCAATAATGTGATTGTCACGTCAGCTCAACGTGAGATCCTACGTCAGAGTTCCCAGGACCCCATTA GGGCTCCGAATGGGGTCTCATCCTGCATTGCTGCCGCTCTTGAAGGAGAGTTCCAAGGTCTTGTAGGAGTATCTGGAGTGTCAGCTGGATTTGGAGAACCTGGAGCCTTGTCTATCCCCCCTTCACCCTCGAGTCAAGAAGATGGAGGCGAGAAAGAACACTTGCAAGAAGTGGAGATGTTAACAGAACAGTTGTCTCATCAGAGTCCCAAGGGCAATGATTTGGGGGCTTACTCTCCCCTTGGCCCCTCTGCTGAATCTGAGAGTTTGGGAGATACTCCCCTAAGCCCTCTTATAAAGAGTAGTTTAAGTGAAGAACTCAGTGAAAATCTGCTGGGTTTAGGCCTTGACCCTGTGGCTTTTGCTCCTGGGACTGAGCACCCCGGCAGCCGCAGCGGAGTAGCACTAGCTGCTGGATCAACAGACAGTTGTTTCAGTGCTGGTGGAGCTACCACAGACCGTGAGACGCTAAGCACTGTTAGCAGTTACCGCAGTGAAAAAACTGATTCAACTCAGCTGGAAAGTCCTTCATTCAGCCAGTCGCGGCCTGTAGATGGACAGGTTTCTGCCTCAGCACCAGCGATAGGGTCTGACATCCACAAGCCCACAGAGGATTCAGCAGTGCAAGATGGCAGTGATACTGACAATCTGTCAGACAGTGTGTTACTACGCTCCCCTTCCAAAGAATTCTCCCTCAGCCAGGGGCTAGACCGGACACTTGTTGAAGGAGAGGATCTGCCATCTGTACCTTCTGATATTGCACAGCCCCCTCCTCTCCAGAACTCTTCCCCTTCAAGTAGTGGCCACTCAGAGGTTTGTGAATTAGACAGGAGTGTCCCAGTTCCTCCTCTACCCCCACCTCGGCAGACCAATTCAGTGCCCTCAGGGCTGGCCCTGGGTTTGGTGTGTTCTGAGCCTGCTTTGCCCATATCTTCTACCCCATTTTTACTGTCTGAGCAGCCTGCTCTGCAGTCCCAGCAGGTTGTACGCCCTAAAGACTTAAAGCTGCTGCGGGCCAGCGGCGGTAGCATGGGGCACAGGCCAGGCCGAAGGAAAGCTCCAAGAAGGCGCGCTGGAGCTGGCAGTAGTAGTTTTGACTGTGGCTCTTACAGGCGTCACCACAATCATAGACAACACAGAGATTACATACCAGTGCGCAATCGACTTGGCACTAAGGCTTACAGTGAAAGTTTGTTTGAGGATTCCAGTGACGAGGACGACGGCAGTGACATGAGTGCAGGTTCTAGCCTGGGCTCTCAGCGCCGATACAGCtcagatgatgatgacgatgatgatgatgactctAGTTCCTCTACCTCCTGCTACTCTCCAGACCTTGCTAACACTGGCATTACATCCACTCTTCCCCCTGCTGCTCAACTGCCTACTCCAAGGGAAGGGGATTTACCCGAAACTGCTGGCCCCTCACATCCTCGTGCTGCTCAACGCTCTTCTAGCACCGCTAGTGCTAAGACTCACGCAAGAGTGCTAAGTATGGATGGGGCAGGTGGAAGCCAGAGCAATGCAGTGGCTCTGCCCTCTACTCTGCTTGCAATGCCCTCCACCTCCACGCCTGCACCTCGGACTCTCACTATCTCTAAGTCTGATCTGGAAGCCCGGACTATACACTCTGATGGCTTTGCTGGAGCTCACCATCATCGCCTGGATTCACTTGGAGGCTCTTGGACTGGCAACCAGATGGGCTGGAGAACAGGAGAACTGGTTGAAGAGGGTGCTGTTGGAGGTG CCATGGCCACGgaggaagggggcaaacacgAATCAGTCAGCAGTGTAAAGAGGACCCAGGCCATACGCAGGAGACACAATGCTGGGAGCAACcctacaccaccaccatctaCCATGGGATCACCTCCCAG TCTCCAGGACCTCCAGCGAGCTCGGACCTCCTCTCATTCACGCACCCGTACACTTCCCTCAGCCTTACAGTTTGCCTCTTCACTTCTACTACCCCGCAGTGGCATCCATGAGGCTTCCACATTTGACGACACATCAGAAGGGGCAGTGCACTATTTCTATGATGAGAGTG GAGTAAAGAGGTCCTACACATTTGGACCTGCTGGAGGCGGCTATGAGGACCCAGTTCA AGAAAGGGAGAGGCAGTCCCAATCTTCAAGCTTCACATCCACTGAGGTCCCAGAAGGGGCACCAGTCCTGTCCATGCTACAGCCCAGACAAGGGGCTTTACAGGGGATGCAGGTGCGCAGGGTGCCTCTGGAGATGCCCGAG TTTGATCTGGATCACGAGTCTCTACAAGAGTCCCAAGAAAACACTTTGATGATTGAGGAGAAAGCCAAACCTAAACAGTACTATCGCTTTTGGGTGCTGCCTGGAAAGTGGCTGAGAGTCCGATATGATCGACTGGCTCTGCTTGCCTTATTAGACAG GAACCGCCGTGTGGGAGAGAACGTGTTTGCTGTGGTGCTGGCCAGCCTGGTGGCATTCCTGGggttcctgctgctgctccaagGCTTTTTCAGGGACATTTGGGTCTTCCAGTTCTGCCTGGTCATTGCTAGTTGCCAGTACTCCTTACTGAAG AGTGTACAGCCAGATGCAGCCTCTCCCATGCAT GGGCATAACTGGATCATTGTGTACAGTCGGCCAGTCTACTTCTGCTTATGCTGTGTGATGATCTGGATCTTTGACTTATCTGGGCGCTCTGGAAGTCTGCAGCCCTTCTCCCTCTATGGCATCATCATCTTCTCTGCGCAATTCCTGCTCTGCGTCAGGGATGTGCTCATTG TGTTTGCCCTGTGTTTCCCAGTCATTTTCCTGTTTGGGTTGCTACCTCAGGTCAACACTTTTGTGATGTGTCTGCTGGAGCAGATTGACATGCACATTTTTGGTGGAACTG CCACTACCAGCCCCCTTTCATCTCTGTACAGCCTCATACGCAGTGTGCTGGTGGCTGCCCTGCTGTATGGATTTTGCCTTGGTGCCATAAAT GCACCGTGGGGGGATGCCCATGTTCCAGTACTGTTCTCCGCGTTTTGTGGGCTACTCCTGGCCTTATCCTACCACCTGAGCCGCCAAAGCAGCGATCCTACCATCCTTTG GTCACTGGTCCGGTCTAAATTATTCCCAGAACTGGAGAACCGAAACCCAGAAGAACCCCCTGTGGAAATCAAGGACCCTCTTCCCGATAAACTACGCAACTCTGTG AAAGAGATTCTTCATTCGGACCTCGTCATCTGTCCCCTCATGGCTGTGATTACCTTTGCCATCAGTGCCAGCACAGTTTTCATCGCTCTTCAA CCTGCTCTTAGCGTTGTCTTATACATCCTGGCTGGAGTTGTTGGCTTCATTACACACTATCTCCTGCCTCAGCTCCGCAAACAGCTGCCATGGTTCTGCCTGGCTCACCCTTTGCTCCGCTCCAAAGAGTATAGTCAGTTTGAGGTCCGAG ATGCTGCTCAGTTGATGTGGTTTGAGAAGCTGTACGCATGGCTTCAGTGTGTGGAGAAATATTTTATCTACCCAGCTGTAGTGCTGAACTCCCTAACCACCGAAGCTCGAACAGTGGGCCAGAATCACAAAGAGCTGGACATCTA TAGCCGAGCTTTCTTTATCTCGGTAGctggaatgaagctgctgcgtTCGTCCTTCTGCACCCCATCGCAGCAGTACGTCACACTGTGCTTCACCACACTCTTCTTCCACTACGACTATCCACACTTCTCAGAGACCTTCTTAATCGATTACTACTTCATGTCCATTCTCTTCAGCAAG ATGTGGGACCTGCTGTACAAGCTGCGTTTCGTGTTGACCTACATTGCCCCCTGGCAGATCACTTGGGGCTCAGCCTTTCATGCCTTTGCTCAGCCCTTTGCTGTGCCCC ACTCTGCTGTTCTTTTTGTCCAAGCTGTCTTTTCTGCCATCTTCTCCACACCTCTCAATCCTGTCCTTGGCAGTGCTGTATTTGTCACCTCATACACCAGGCCCGTTAAATTCTGGGAGCGCGACTACAA CACCAAGAGGGTCGATCATTCCAACACTAGACTTGCCACCCAGTTAGACCGCAACCCAG GTGCCGATGACAACAATTTGAACTCCATTTTCTACGAGCACCTGACCCGCTCTCTGCAGCACAGCCTCTGTGGAGACTTACTGCTCGGCCGCTGGGGGAACTACAGCACGGGCGACTGCTTCATCCTCGCGTCAGACTACCTCAACGCTCTGGTCCACATCATCGAAATCGGCAACGGCCTTGTGACCTTCCAGCTGAGAGGTCTAGAGTTCAGAG GTACCTACTGTCAGCAGAGGGAGGTAGAAGCAATCACAGAGGGGGTGGAGGAGGATgaaggctgctgctgctgtgaacCAGGTCACCTGCCTCACATGTTGTCATTCAATGCTGCCTTTGGACAACGCTGGCTGGCCTGGGAGGTGGCTGCTACAAAGTACGTGCTCGAAGGCTACAGCATCAGCGACAACAATGCCGCCTCCATGTTGCAAGTATTTGACCTTCGTAAGATCCTCATCACATACTACGTCAAG AGCATCATCTACTATGTGAGTCGATCTTCTAAGCTGGAAGAGTGGCTGACCAATGAAACAATTCAGGAGGCTTTACGACCTTGTCTCGGATCAAACTACGTAGACAGTGACCCCACCTTCAACCTGAACATTGACGAGGACTATGATCACAGAGCGTCTGGCATCACCCCGTCCTCATTCTGCATGGTTTACCTGGACTGGATTCAGTACTGCAACAGCAGGCGCCAAACA CCGGTGACTTGCGAAAGAGATTCTCCACTTGTCAACCTCTGTTTTGGCCTCTGTATCCTGGGAAGAAGAGCCTTGGGCACGGCCTCACACAGCATGTCAGCGAG cttgGAACCGTTTCTCTATGGCCTTCATGCACTCTTCAAGGGAGACTTCCGCATCACATCTCCTCGTGACGAGTGGGTGTTTGCGGATATGGATCTGCTGAATCGGGTCGTAGCACCAGGAGTGCGGATGTCACTCAAACTGCACCAG GATCACTTTACATCTCCAGATGAGTACGAGGATCCTATGGTCCTGTTTGACGCCATCACTGCCAATGAGGAAAAGATGTTGATATCGCACGAGGGTGACCCCGTGTGGCGAAGCGCTATTCTAGCAAACATGCCTTCACTCCTAGCACTGCGCCACATCATGGATGACGGCAGTGATGAGTACAAGATCATCATGCTTAACAAGAGATTCCTCAGCTTTAGAGTTATCAAG GTGAACAGAGAGTGTGTGCGTGGGTTGTGGGCggggcagcagcaggagctggTTTTCCTGCGCAACCGTAACCCCGAACGAGGAAGCATTCAAAATGCCAAACAAGCACTGAGGAACATGATTAACTCCTCGTGCGACCAGCCCATCGGCTACCCCATCTACGTGTCCCCCCTCACAACCTCTTATGCTGGGGAACACAGCCAGCTCCGCTCTGTGTGGGGAGGACCAGTCAGCCCACACAACATTTACACCTGGCTCATCAGCAGCTGGGACAG GTTACAGAAAGGGTGCGGGGCTGGCTGCAACAGCGGGGGGAACATAGAAGACTCAGACTGTGGAGGCGGCTCCACCTCCATCTCCACCAACCCAGCTGTTCACACCACCCAAAGTACACCAGCCTCCAGCCTTCCACAGCCACACATCACTACTGTCCAGCCCTCCATGG GCACAGACAACCCTGTTGGTCCAACCCAGAGCTGGCATCACCACCCTCAGCCTCTCCCATTAGCTCTACTCAGCCAGTCAGAGGGCAGAATGGAGGCAGGACTTCTCTCATCCCTGCAGCGTACATCCTCCATCCAGGGTCTCCTGGGCCAGCAGCTGTCCAGCTCCCAGCTGTCCTTCAGCAGCTCAGTGGCTCCTCCACCTCTGCCAGGCCCCGAGCGCTTCTGCCCAGCAAGTCTCCTGGAGAACTCGGGGCACAGAGCGGGCCAGCGGGCTGGCCTTGGCCCGGGCAGCGGACTACACTATGAGAGCCACTTTAGCAAGTGGAGTTTTTCAGGGAGGAAGGGCTTTAATGGACCAGCTGCAATGGAGGGGGAAGGAGCACCATTACAGACCATACGCACACAG